Proteins encoded together in one Acidobacteriota bacterium window:
- a CDS encoding phage tail protein translates to MPTEYMLALGDYRFSVDTAAYKELVRTSEYRWQAQERLGKRPAYQYLGPGEESIELPGVIYPVYKGGLGQLDAMRSEAGKGQPLMLTSGNGEVLGKWCITRVEESQSLFHADGVPRKKEFRVQIVHYGEDNQ, encoded by the coding sequence ATGCCGACCGAGTACATGCTGGCCCTGGGGGATTACCGGTTCTCGGTGGATACGGCTGCCTACAAGGAGCTGGTCCGAACCTCGGAGTACCGCTGGCAGGCTCAGGAGCGGCTGGGGAAGCGTCCAGCATACCAGTATCTTGGACCGGGTGAGGAATCCATCGAGCTGCCCGGGGTGATCTATCCGGTCTACAAGGGCGGCTTGGGCCAACTGGACGCCATGCGGTCCGAGGCTGGCAAGGGGCAGCCCCTGATGCTGACCAGCGGCAACGGAGAGGTTCTTGGCAAGTGGTGCATTACCCGGGTCGAGGAATCCCAGAGCTTGTTCCATGCCGATGGCGTGCCCCGCAAGAAGGAGTTCCGCGTGCAGATTGTCCACTATGGGGAGGACAATCAATAA
- a CDS encoding phage major tail tube protein, whose product MPIKDILRNINLFVDGRGYAGRVEEFDPPKLTIKTEEYRAGGMDAEVELDMGMEKLETTLTISGIDKEVVKLWGVYTSASTPLTLRAALVDEDGTVTPVEIRMRGKVKELDFGTWKPGEKAPLKWMVALRYYKYTQGGEVIHDIDVENMKRVVNGTDQLQAQRQALGI is encoded by the coding sequence ATGCCGATCAAAGACATTCTTCGCAACATCAACTTGTTCGTCGACGGCCGGGGCTATGCCGGCCGGGTGGAAGAGTTCGACCCGCCCAAGCTCACCATCAAGACCGAGGAGTACAGGGCCGGGGGCATGGATGCCGAGGTGGAACTGGATATGGGTATGGAGAAGCTCGAAACCACTCTGACGATATCGGGCATCGACAAGGAGGTCGTCAAGCTCTGGGGCGTCTACACCTCGGCGTCGACGCCGCTGACGCTGCGTGCGGCGCTCGTGGACGAGGACGGGACAGTCACCCCGGTCGAGATCCGGATGCGGGGCAAGGTCAAGGAGCTGGACTTCGGAACCTGGAAGCCGGGAGAGAAAGCACCACTCAAGTGGATGGTAGCCCTGCGCTACTACAAGTACACCCAGGGCGGAGAGGTCATCCACGATATCGACGTGGAGAACATGAAGCGGGTGGTCAACGGAACCGACCAACTCCAGGCGCAGCGCCAAGCCCTGGGAATCTAG
- a CDS encoding phage tail assembly protein — translation MTTTTITLEHPITVDGVEVTELTLRRPKVRDVRAADKSGGSDGAREIRLFANLCEQTPEAIEEMDMADYLKIQEAYQNFLSPKKT, via the coding sequence ATGACTACAACTACCATCACGCTGGAGCACCCCATCACCGTCGACGGGGTGGAAGTGACCGAGCTTACCCTGCGGCGGCCCAAGGTGCGGGACGTGCGCGCTGCCGACAAGAGCGGCGGCAGTGACGGAGCGCGGGAGATTCGCCTGTTCGCCAACCTGTGCGAGCAGACGCCCGAGGCCATCGAAGAGATGGACATGGCCGACTACCTAAAGATCCAGGAGGCCTATCAGAATTTTTTGTCCCCCAAGAAGACCTGA
- a CDS encoding contractile injection system protein, VgrG/Pvc8 family, which produces MTPIHEIIAGQADVTAVMRDRLISVTLTDEAGYQSDTLEIRLDDRGSRIALPRRGVTLSIRLGFLETGLATMGDFIVDEVELEGLPSTLIVRARSADLRDELKDQKTRSWSDTTLREVVAAVAADHGLDLRMPPPPPTIHLAHLDQSNESDLHLLTRLARRWDYTLKISGKRLAFVPAGRGLSASGEQVSDVTIRPDQVKEYRATLSDRGKYRSVEAHWQDQEEGEQVTERAGKGEPVFVLRHTYADAEQAKAAAQARLDQLARGRSTVSLTLSRGEPRLRAQSRVTLEGFRSGINGEWVAQRVEHEYGSSGYSTSLEGEVPAA; this is translated from the coding sequence ATGACGCCCATCCACGAGATCATCGCTGGCCAGGCCGACGTGACCGCTGTCATGCGCGATCGCCTGATCTCCGTCACCCTGACCGACGAGGCCGGCTATCAGTCCGACACTCTGGAGATCCGCCTCGACGACCGGGGTAGCCGGATCGCTCTCCCCAGGCGTGGGGTGACGTTGTCCATCCGCCTGGGCTTCCTGGAGACCGGCCTAGCCACGATGGGCGACTTTATCGTCGACGAGGTAGAGTTGGAGGGGCTACCGTCCACGCTTATCGTCCGGGCCCGCTCGGCCGATCTCCGGGATGAGCTAAAGGACCAGAAGACCCGCTCCTGGAGCGACACTACCCTCCGTGAAGTCGTGGCCGCGGTCGCCGCCGATCACGGGCTCGATCTGCGGATGCCTCCCCCGCCGCCCACGATCCACCTGGCCCACCTGGACCAGTCCAACGAGTCCGACTTGCACCTGCTCACCCGCCTGGCTCGGCGCTGGGACTATACGCTCAAGATCTCAGGGAAGCGCTTGGCCTTCGTGCCCGCCGGCCGCGGATTGTCGGCCAGCGGGGAGCAGGTGTCTGACGTGACTATCCGGCCGGACCAGGTCAAGGAATATCGAGCCACTCTGTCCGACAGGGGGAAGTATCGATCCGTAGAGGCCCACTGGCAAGACCAGGAGGAGGGCGAGCAGGTCACCGAGCGCGCTGGCAAGGGAGAACCGGTATTCGTGTTGCGGCATACATACGCGGACGCTGAGCAAGCCAAGGCCGCGGCCCAGGCCCGCCTGGACCAGCTCGCCCGCGGTCGCTCCACCGTGAGTCTCACGCTATCCCGGGGAGAGCCGCGGCTTCGGGCTCAGTCCCGGGTGACGCTGGAGGGCTTTCGTTCTGGGATCAATGGAGAATGGGTCGCTCAACGGGTGGAGCACGAGTACGGCAGCAGCGGCTATTCCACCAGCTTGGAGGGCGAGGTCCCGGCCGCTTAG
- a CDS encoding phage tail tape measure protein — MTRPLLSAMPENTLKTSIVIDASLGSAFKSTFLSAEQRAEKLGQAMKKAQLGSAASRDVLKYRRALDQLKRKQAEAGGSSKTLARQISQAERRYKEAARTAKQYGVTIGNAARRQKEFARTAKDAERALDRLNRQEKARQARSRLQGKAVGLLGAGYAVGRVVKKSLGREAAEVRLKTVIIPDEGDAAAAVERARQHARDYARRNLASDVDILGIQYQLGSAGLSESAARIGSEVTAKVATVTQGIPEQVGKVLAGTLNNLGDSIEGAGVEEKIRRIGDVLTQTQFAYQIDNFGQLGEGMAEASAGAIAAGVSLDQTATALGILNSSMVTGSRAGTAFRAILRQLGKASEELDFEIVRDASGELDLLATLDGLRERLANIRDVDERDSVLQRVFGDEGKVGVVPLLEKLDDYRKGLDRLKGTSRGIVDKAYQDFLDSSGGKLKIMGHQIGLLAENFAGMLVPALGAVAPPLGEVFGWMGKMMEANPVFAHGIGIVGAMLGTWKLAGLAHQFATTLPGATALWDRLTELNITARITQARMKALAVGGALRKFGSALVLMATRAIPLAVGGLKALTLAALSNPFVLIGAAVAAAAVLVWKYWEPIKAFFIGLWPPVKAAFNTAWESIKAAFLNFHPLGMVIKHWEPIKAYFAELWDWMKSAGAGLLSALAEGIASAPGTVYAALKTVLGPVGRLLPSSDAREGPLSGLTRSGRGLVSALGEGVRQAGPGPLRRPLAASLSAATAGLALAAPAAPGPALSSIAALSSEPSPGSNRSVVVNNYYRITIAQQPGEDARALANRIIREIDQRNGRGRRGELYDPVGD, encoded by the coding sequence GTGACTCGCCCCCTCCTCTCAGCCATGCCGGAAAACACCCTCAAAACCAGCATTGTTATCGACGCCTCCCTGGGGTCGGCCTTCAAGTCGACCTTTCTGTCGGCCGAGCAGCGCGCCGAGAAGCTGGGCCAGGCCATGAAAAAGGCCCAGCTGGGCTCCGCAGCCAGCCGGGACGTCCTGAAGTACCGGAGGGCGCTCGACCAGCTCAAGCGCAAGCAGGCCGAGGCCGGCGGATCCAGCAAGACGCTCGCCCGGCAGATCTCCCAGGCCGAGCGGCGCTACAAGGAGGCCGCCAGGACGGCCAAGCAGTACGGAGTCACCATCGGCAACGCCGCCCGACGTCAGAAGGAGTTCGCCCGGACGGCCAAGGATGCCGAGCGCGCCCTGGACCGCCTGAACCGGCAGGAGAAGGCTCGCCAGGCCCGCTCCCGTCTGCAAGGGAAGGCGGTGGGACTGCTGGGCGCCGGTTACGCCGTCGGGCGGGTGGTGAAGAAATCGCTGGGGCGGGAGGCTGCCGAGGTCCGCCTCAAGACCGTCATCATTCCCGACGAGGGGGACGCGGCCGCCGCCGTGGAACGGGCCCGCCAACACGCCCGGGACTACGCGCGGCGCAATCTGGCCAGCGACGTCGACATCCTGGGCATCCAATACCAGCTTGGCTCGGCCGGGCTGTCTGAGTCCGCGGCCCGCATCGGCTCCGAGGTGACGGCCAAGGTGGCCACCGTCACCCAGGGGATCCCCGAGCAGGTCGGCAAGGTCCTGGCCGGGACCTTGAATAACCTGGGGGACTCCATCGAGGGCGCCGGCGTCGAGGAGAAGATCCGCCGCATCGGCGACGTGCTCACCCAGACCCAGTTCGCCTACCAGATCGACAACTTCGGCCAGCTTGGCGAGGGCATGGCCGAGGCCTCAGCCGGCGCCATTGCCGCCGGAGTCTCCCTGGACCAAACGGCCACGGCCCTCGGCATCCTCAACAGCTCGATGGTGACCGGCAGCCGGGCCGGGACCGCCTTCCGCGCCATCCTGCGTCAACTGGGCAAGGCCTCTGAGGAGCTCGACTTCGAGATCGTCCGGGACGCCTCCGGAGAGCTGGACCTGTTGGCCACTCTGGACGGGCTGCGGGAGCGCTTGGCCAACATCCGGGATGTCGACGAGCGGGACAGTGTTCTGCAAAGGGTGTTCGGCGACGAGGGCAAGGTGGGGGTGGTCCCGCTGCTTGAGAAGCTGGACGACTACCGGAAGGGCCTCGATCGGCTAAAAGGGACCTCCCGCGGGATCGTCGATAAGGCCTATCAGGATTTTCTGGATTCCTCCGGGGGCAAGCTCAAAATCATGGGCCACCAAATCGGCCTGCTGGCGGAGAACTTTGCGGGGATGCTGGTGCCGGCCCTGGGCGCGGTGGCGCCCCCGCTGGGCGAGGTCTTCGGTTGGATGGGTAAGATGATGGAGGCAAACCCGGTTTTCGCGCATGGTATCGGGATCGTGGGTGCCATGCTCGGAACCTGGAAGCTAGCCGGACTGGCACACCAGTTTGCCACGACGCTTCCAGGGGCCACGGCCTTGTGGGACAGGCTAACTGAGCTGAATATCACCGCCCGTATCACACAGGCCAGAATGAAGGCCCTGGCGGTTGGGGGTGCCCTCCGAAAGTTCGGCAGTGCGCTGGTCCTGATGGCTACCCGTGCCATCCCGCTGGCCGTCGGAGGGCTCAAAGCCCTGACACTAGCGGCCCTGTCCAATCCGTTCGTGCTGATAGGGGCGGCCGTCGCCGCCGCGGCTGTCTTGGTCTGGAAGTACTGGGAGCCGATTAAAGCCTTCTTTATTGGCCTTTGGCCGCCCGTTAAAGCGGCTTTCAATACCGCTTGGGAATCGATCAAAGCAGCCTTTCTCAACTTCCATCCGCTCGGCATGGTGATCAAGCACTGGGAGCCGATCAAGGCCTATTTTGCGGAGCTGTGGGACTGGATGAAGTCGGCCGGAGCGGGGCTGCTCTCGGCCCTGGCCGAGGGGATCGCCTCTGCCCCGGGTACGGTCTACGCTGCCCTGAAGACAGTCCTGGGACCCGTCGGGCGCCTGCTGCCCTCCTCCGATGCCCGCGAGGGACCGCTCTCAGGCCTCACCCGCAGCGGGCGGGGTCTAGTTTCGGCATTGGGCGAAGGGGTGCGGCAGGCAGGTCCTGGCCCCCTGCGGCGCCCCCTGGCGGCTTCTCTGAGCGCAGCCACCGCTGGGCTGGCCCTTGCCGCTCCGGCCGCGCCTGGCCCCGCTTTATCTTCTATTGCTGCACTATCCAGCGAACCATCGCCTGGCTCCAATCGCTCCGTTGTGGTCAATAACTATTACCGGATCACCATCGCCCAGCAGCCCGGGGAGGATGCCCGTGCCTTGGCCAACCGGATCATTCGCGAGATCGATCAGCGCAACGGCCGCGGCCGCCGTGGGGAGCTCTACGACCCAGTGGGAGACTGA
- a CDS encoding tail protein X has protein sequence MVGVRYRTRDGDSLDAVCWKHYGRQAGAVEAVLEANPGLSEVGPVLPAGIVIGLPELPQTAPQIETVSLWD, from the coding sequence CTGGTCGGCGTGCGTTACCGTACCCGTGACGGCGATTCTCTGGACGCCGTCTGTTGGAAGCACTATGGCCGCCAAGCCGGTGCTGTGGAGGCCGTGCTTGAGGCTAATCCTGGCCTTTCCGAAGTCGGACCCGTCCTCCCCGCTGGTATCGTCATAGGGCTGCCGGAGTTGCCCCAGACTGCCCCGCAAATCGAGACCGTGAGCCTCTGGGATTGA
- a CDS encoding phage tail sheath subtilisin-like domain-containing protein, translating to MGDFLHGVEVLEVQEGVRPVRTVKSSVIGLVGTAGRGPVNAPTLVAGSRSEGARIFGETGSIPAALDAIFDQIGASVVVVNVLDPARHLSSVADQEEAFAGDPGEIDLGQTDVSAVVVKHATENTIYVAGTDYTLGAAAGTITRLGTGSIAANAAVRVSFSYPNPKPHFVAVAAADQTFDGNDHIQLPHKELVDVVVAGATGNPIYGSDAYTVDTASGLITRIDGGPINAGATVKVSYRYASPDSVTYEDVAGEAAGDGSFTGAHALLGAESALGFAPKILIAPGYSGPRTGTDKSPVAAELEGVAERLKAVAVIDGPSTTDAEAIAYRGHFGSRRVYLVDPKVKVAGGTGWSSARVAGVIARSDNERGFWWSPSNREVLGILGTARPVDFALGDPNARANLLNEREVATVIRQNGYRLWGNRTCSADPKWAFLSVVRTADQIGQSLLRSHLWAVDRNITKTYLEDVVDGVNAYLRELVGLGAILGGRCWVDADLNSPAVLASGKVYFDFDFTPPYPAERVTFRSHLSSEYLKELA from the coding sequence ATGGGTGACTTTTTGCATGGAGTCGAAGTCCTGGAGGTCCAGGAAGGAGTCCGGCCGGTCCGAACGGTGAAGAGCAGCGTGATCGGGTTGGTCGGCACCGCCGGACGGGGACCGGTGAACGCCCCCACGCTGGTGGCCGGGTCGCGCTCGGAGGGGGCGCGGATCTTCGGAGAAACCGGCTCGATCCCCGCCGCGTTGGATGCGATCTTCGACCAGATCGGCGCCTCGGTGGTGGTGGTCAACGTACTCGACCCCGCCCGTCACCTGTCCAGTGTCGCCGATCAGGAAGAGGCCTTTGCCGGCGATCCCGGCGAGATCGATTTGGGCCAGACCGACGTATCTGCGGTGGTGGTGAAGCACGCCACCGAAAACACGATCTACGTGGCGGGCACCGACTATACCCTGGGTGCCGCAGCCGGAACCATTACCCGCCTGGGCACCGGATCCATTGCGGCCAATGCCGCCGTGCGGGTGAGCTTCAGCTACCCCAACCCGAAGCCGCACTTCGTGGCGGTGGCGGCGGCCGATCAGACCTTCGACGGCAACGACCACATCCAGCTCCCCCACAAGGAGCTGGTCGACGTGGTGGTCGCCGGTGCCACCGGCAACCCCATCTACGGCTCTGACGCTTACACGGTGGACACGGCCAGCGGCCTGATCACCCGGATCGATGGCGGGCCCATTAACGCCGGCGCTACGGTCAAAGTCAGCTACCGCTACGCCTCCCCGGACAGTGTGACATACGAGGACGTGGCCGGCGAGGCTGCCGGAGACGGCAGCTTCACCGGAGCCCACGCCCTGCTGGGCGCCGAATCGGCCCTGGGATTTGCTCCCAAGATCCTGATTGCGCCTGGATACTCCGGACCGCGCACCGGGACCGACAAGTCGCCGGTGGCCGCAGAGCTCGAGGGGGTCGCCGAGCGCCTGAAGGCCGTGGCCGTGATCGACGGCCCCTCGACCACCGACGCCGAGGCCATCGCCTACCGCGGCCACTTCGGATCCCGGCGGGTCTATCTAGTGGATCCCAAGGTCAAGGTGGCCGGCGGGACGGGGTGGAGCTCGGCCCGCGTCGCCGGCGTCATCGCCCGCTCCGACAACGAGCGCGGCTTCTGGTGGAGCCCCTCGAACCGCGAGGTCCTCGGCATCCTAGGGACCGCCCGCCCGGTGGACTTTGCCCTGGGCGATCCCAATGCCCGGGCCAACCTGCTCAATGAGCGGGAGGTCGCCACCGTGATTCGCCAGAACGGTTACCGCCTCTGGGGAAACCGCACCTGCTCGGCCGATCCCAAGTGGGCGTTTCTTTCGGTGGTGCGCACCGCCGACCAGATCGGCCAGAGCCTGCTGCGCTCGCACCTGTGGGCCGTCGATCGCAACATCACCAAGACTTACCTGGAGGATGTGGTGGACGGGGTCAATGCCTACCTGCGCGAGCTGGTCGGGCTGGGAGCGATCCTGGGCGGCCGCTGCTGGGTGGACGCCGACCTGAATTCCCCTGCGGTGCTGGCCAGCGGCAAGGTCTATTTCGATTTTGACTTCACCCCGCCCTATCCGGCCGAGCGGGTGACCTTCCGAAGTCATCTGTCCAGTGAGTACCTCAAGGAGCTAGCCTGA